ACGGCATCCGGATCATCGTCGGACCACCGAACTGGTACGCGACGCCTGCTTCCTGGCGGGGCTGCGCAAGTATGCCCCCGGTGATCACGACGCTTTCCGTCCGTTCAAGCTGCTGCACGTGATCACGTACCGCGAGGATTACACCAAGCCCACCTTCGTGGTGGACATCAGCGCGCAGTTCGAGCGCAAGCTGGAGGCCATCAAGGTGTATGGCTCGCAATTCGACGGGCTGACGCAGGCCGGTGAAGTGTACCCGAATGGCGAGCCGTTGTACGACATCGTGCGCCATCACGCTGCCCACTACGGCTCACTCATCCGCACCCGGTACGGCGAGCCGTTCTTCACGGATGAAACGATGGCCGTGTCCGACGTCACGTCGCTAGGCGTCTCCACCTTCTGACCGGACCCGGCAGCCCATGCTGCACGACATCTCCATTCCCCTGAGCCAGGCCACCCCCGAGTGGCCGGGTGACCAGCCCTTTCACTGCGGCTGGACCTGCCGGCGGGAGACCGGCGAGAGCGTGAACCTCGCGGCCATTACCACGAGCTTTCACGTGGGCACGCACGCGGATGCCCCGTTGCATGTGCACTCGGCCTGGCCGGCGTCGGAGGCCCTCGAACTGGATGCGTTCGTGGGACCGGCGCGCGTGGTGACGCTGCCGGCCGACTGGCCTGTCACGCAGGATCTCGACGTCATGCACGTGATCGATCTGCTGGGCGGCATCGTGCCGCTGCGTGTGCTGCTTCGCACGGGCTGCACGGTGGCAAGCGGCGCGTTTCCCGCCGACTGGCCGTGCCTGACCCCCGATGCCGCCGAGTGGTTGGCCCATCAGGGGCTGCGACTGTGGGGCGTGGACGCGCCGAGCGTGGACCGGCGGGAGAGCAAGACGCTCGATGTGCACCACGCGCTGCTGGGGCGCAACGCCTTCGTGCTGGAGAACCTCGACCTGCGCGACGTGCCGCCGGGCGCCTACGAGCTGCTGGCACCGCCGCTCGCGGTGCACGGTGCCGATGCGGCGCCGGTGCGGGCCCTGCTACGGAGTATGGTGCGGGGCTGACGAGCTGTTTCCCCGCAGTACGTCGAGCCGTGATTCGATCTGCACCGGCGTGAACATGTTGTCGGCGATTCTTGCGATCTCCTCCGCTTCGCGCCATGCCTGCTCGAGCAGCTGCAGTTCCCCCTCCATGGCACGGCGCTCCTGCTCTTCGTGCAACGCCATTTCAATGGCGAGGCGGTCGCGCGGCGCGAGCGTGTGCAGGGCCCCCGGGATCTTGTGCACCATCTTCCGGTTGTTCTTTCCTTCCCAGAAACTGCCCTTGCCCCACTCATCGTGGCCGGGCACCCAGCCGCTGCGCCGCTGTACCTGCAGCAGCACCGAGTAGGGATCGCCCGCTTCGTCGAGCAGTCCCACGGCCTCCTGTACCTGTTTGGCCGAGCCGCCGAAGCGGTTGACCGTGGGCATGAGGCGGGCGGCAATGCGCATGGCGTCGTCACCCGTGACAATGCTCGAGCCCGCAGCATGCTCGACGCGCAACTGGAGCGGCGCGTGGCTGCTGTCGCGCACGAAGGCGCTCATGCGGGCGTGCCGACGCTGCAACTCCACCAAACGACCGTCCGGCAGGGCTACGTGGCCTATGGACTTGCTCTGCCGGCCATGAATGAGGCTGTCCCAGATCTGGCCATTGGCATAGATCCCGGCAAAGCTGCCCACGCTGGCGC
The DNA window shown above is from Gemmatimonas sp. and carries:
- a CDS encoding cyclase family protein, producing MLHDISIPLSQATPEWPGDQPFHCGWTCRRETGESVNLAAITTSFHVGTHADAPLHVHSAWPASEALELDAFVGPARVVTLPADWPVTQDLDVMHVIDLLGGIVPLRVLLRTGCTVASGAFPADWPCLTPDAAEWLAHQGLRLWGVDAPSVDRRESKTLDVHHALLGRNAFVLENLDLRDVPPGAYELLAPPLAVHGADAAPVRALLRSMVRG
- the bshB1 gene encoding bacillithiol biosynthesis deacetylase BshB1, which gives rise to MTLDLLAIGPHRDDVELTCGGTLIKAVDDGKRVGIVDLTQGEMGTRGSAELRAQEAETARALMGVHVRENLGLPDAGITNDEQTRAALVQVIRRLRPRVVIAPAPRGRHPDHRRTTELVRDACFLAGLRKYAPGDHDAFRPFKLLHVITYREDYTKPTFVVDISAQFERKLEAIKVYGSQFDGLTQAGEVYPNGEPLYDIVRHHAAHYGSLIRTRYGEPFFTDETMAVSDVTSLGVSTF